In Saccharicrinis fermentans DSM 9555 = JCM 21142, a genomic segment contains:
- the bglX gene encoding beta-glucosidase BglX, with protein MTKKSVLGFAILAIFLLHACSLSEKQSGKMNDSIDKKVDDLLAKMTIEEKVGQMVQYNGFYDATGPAPTGGNAEKKYKHLKSGLVGSFLNVKGVDQVRALQKVAVEETRLGIPLIFGLDVIHGHKTLTPIPLGESASWDLKAIEKSARIAAIEASANGINWTFAPMVDIYRDARWGRVMEGAGEDPYLGAKIGVARIKGFQGDDLSASNTIAACAKHFAAYGFVEAGKDYNTVDIGTTTLYNVVFPPFKAAVEADVKTVMNAFNIVNEVPATGNKFLQRDILKEKWGFKGFVVSDWGSAFEMISHGFAADLKEAAMLAANSGSDMDMESSAYVDYLVELVKEGKVKEAVVDEAAGRILRLKYELGLFEDPYKYCDASREKELLYHDDHQAAALDMARKSIVLLKNEGAILPLSKNQKKIAVIGALANDKTSPLGSWRVGSDDGTAISVLEGLNKYTSNYSYVKGADVVTGDVSFVTELNINNTDKSGFAEAIRLAKKSEVVLMVLGEHGFHSGEGRSRANIDLPGVQQDLLEAVYEVNKNIVLVLTNGRPLALPWAADHIPAIVEAWQLGTQAGNAIADVLFGAYNPSGKLPMSFPRSVGQCPIYYNKFNTGRPSGSENSVFWSHYTDEKNSPLFPFGYGLSYSEFTYSDLAIDDADPKAMKVSVKVTNVSDRDGEEVVQLYLHDVTAAVVRPVKELKGFEKITLKAKESKTVTFLLTENELGFYDGEGNFMVEPGWFDVMVGTSSLNGLKGSFELK; from the coding sequence ATGACAAAAAAAAGTGTATTGGGTTTCGCAATTTTAGCGATTTTTTTATTGCATGCTTGCTCCTTATCAGAGAAGCAGAGCGGAAAAATGAATGATTCTATCGATAAAAAGGTGGATGATCTGTTGGCAAAAATGACCATTGAAGAAAAAGTTGGACAAATGGTGCAATATAATGGTTTTTATGATGCAACAGGACCGGCTCCTACTGGAGGTAATGCTGAAAAAAAATATAAACATCTGAAAAGTGGACTCGTGGGCTCTTTTTTGAATGTAAAAGGGGTGGATCAGGTAAGGGCCTTACAGAAAGTAGCGGTGGAAGAAACCCGTTTGGGTATTCCTCTGATTTTTGGTTTGGATGTGATTCATGGACATAAAACATTAACACCTATTCCTCTGGGAGAATCGGCTAGTTGGGATTTGAAGGCGATTGAAAAGTCAGCTCGTATTGCAGCCATAGAGGCTTCTGCAAATGGCATTAACTGGACGTTTGCTCCTATGGTGGATATTTATAGGGATGCGCGTTGGGGACGTGTGATGGAAGGTGCCGGAGAGGATCCTTACTTGGGTGCTAAAATAGGTGTGGCTCGTATCAAAGGTTTTCAGGGAGATGATTTGTCTGCCAGTAATACGATTGCTGCTTGCGCTAAACATTTTGCAGCCTATGGTTTTGTGGAGGCAGGAAAAGATTATAATACCGTGGATATTGGTACTACAACCTTATATAACGTGGTATTCCCTCCTTTTAAAGCAGCGGTTGAAGCTGATGTGAAAACGGTGATGAATGCATTTAATATTGTAAATGAGGTACCTGCCACAGGTAATAAATTCTTACAAAGAGATATTTTAAAAGAAAAATGGGGCTTTAAAGGATTTGTGGTGTCTGATTGGGGTAGTGCCTTCGAAATGATTAGCCATGGATTTGCTGCCGACCTTAAAGAAGCCGCGATGCTTGCCGCTAACTCCGGATCCGATATGGATATGGAATCGAGTGCTTATGTTGATTATTTGGTGGAGCTTGTGAAAGAAGGAAAAGTAAAAGAAGCAGTCGTTGATGAGGCTGCAGGAAGAATTCTTCGCTTGAAGTATGAGTTGGGCTTATTCGAGGATCCTTATAAGTATTGTGATGCGTCGCGTGAAAAAGAACTATTGTATCACGATGATCATCAGGCGGCAGCGTTGGATATGGCACGTAAATCTATTGTATTGTTGAAGAATGAAGGTGCTATCTTACCTTTGTCTAAAAACCAGAAGAAAATAGCGGTAATAGGCGCCTTGGCCAATGATAAAACAAGTCCGTTGGGAAGTTGGCGTGTGGGATCTGATGATGGTACAGCTATCTCGGTGTTGGAAGGCTTAAATAAGTATACTTCTAATTACTCCTATGTCAAGGGTGCTGACGTGGTGACTGGTGATGTTAGTTTTGTCACAGAACTGAATATAAACAATACAGATAAAAGTGGATTTGCCGAAGCTATTCGCCTGGCCAAAAAATCGGAAGTGGTGTTAATGGTGTTAGGTGAGCATGGGTTTCATTCAGGAGAAGGCCGTAGTCGTGCTAATATAGACTTGCCGGGGGTTCAACAAGACTTGTTGGAAGCGGTATATGAAGTAAATAAAAATATAGTGTTGGTACTTACCAATGGACGTCCCTTGGCATTGCCCTGGGCAGCAGACCATATTCCTGCAATTGTTGAAGCTTGGCAGTTGGGTACGCAAGCAGGTAATGCTATTGCTGATGTGTTGTTTGGTGCTTATAATCCTTCTGGGAAATTGCCTATGAGTTTTCCTCGTAGCGTGGGACAATGTCCTATTTATTACAATAAATTTAACACTGGAAGGCCTTCTGGTAGTGAAAATAGTGTTTTTTGGTCACATTATACGGATGAGAAAAATAGCCCATTATTTCCTTTTGGCTATGGTTTAAGTTATTCGGAATTTACTTATAGTGACCTGGCTATTGATGATGCAGACCCGAAAGCAATGAAGGTGTCGGTAAAAGTAACCAACGTAAGTGATCGGGATGGGGAAGAAGTGGTGCAGTTGTACTTGCATGACGTGACTGCGGCGGTAGTTCGTCCCGTAAAAGAATTAAAAGGTTTTGAGAAAATAACACTGAAAGCGAAAGAATCTAAAACCGTAACTTTTCTTCTTACAGAAAATGAATTAGGATTTTATGATGGAGAAGGAAACTTTATGGTAGAACCTGGATGGTTTGACGTGATGGTGGGAACCAGCTCTCTGAATGGCCTGAAAGGAAGCTTTGAATTAAAATAA
- a CDS encoding glycoside hydrolase family 16 protein has protein sequence MIRHILILFSVVLLFSSCKQQNNYKLVWSDEFDYTGLPNELKWNYDTVGNAWGWGNNELQYYTTGRKENAWVDNGKLHITARKEKGFPNAYTSARLTSKHKGDWLYGRFEVRAKLCRGIGIWPAIWMLPTENKYGNWPHSGEIDMMEHVGYHPDTVYFTVHTGAFNGMQHTQKGGTVYLPKAEDAFYTYALEWSETKCDFFVDDKKVFTFKKESNDSEKWPFDDPFHLLLNVAVGGNWGGIHGVDDAIFPQTMEVDYVRVYQK, from the coding sequence ATGATACGACATATTTTAATATTGTTTAGTGTGGTTCTGCTATTTAGTAGTTGTAAGCAACAAAATAATTATAAGCTGGTTTGGAGTGACGAGTTTGATTATACGGGTTTACCTAATGAATTGAAATGGAACTATGATACGGTTGGTAATGCATGGGGGTGGGGTAACAATGAATTACAATACTATACTACGGGAAGAAAAGAAAATGCTTGGGTAGATAATGGAAAACTGCATATCACTGCTCGTAAAGAGAAAGGTTTTCCTAATGCGTATACTTCGGCCCGGCTAACAAGTAAGCACAAAGGCGATTGGTTATATGGTCGTTTTGAGGTGCGGGCAAAATTATGCCGTGGAATCGGTATTTGGCCGGCCATCTGGATGCTTCCAACCGAGAATAAATATGGTAATTGGCCACATAGTGGAGAGATTGATATGATGGAACATGTGGGCTATCATCCCGATACCGTTTATTTTACGGTGCATACAGGTGCATTTAATGGGATGCAACATACCCAAAAAGGAGGCACGGTTTACCTACCGAAAGCTGAAGATGCTTTTTATACCTATGCGTTGGAGTGGTCAGAAACAAAGTGTGACTTTTTTGTGGATGATAAAAAGGTATTTACGTTTAAGAAGGAATCCAATGATTCGGAGAAGTGGCCTTTTGATGATCCTTTTCATTTATTACTGAATGTTGCTGTAGGCGGTAACTGGGGAGGTATACATGGGGTGGATGATGCCATCTTTCCGCAAACCATGGAGGTGGATTATGTGCGGGTTTATCAAAAATAA
- a CDS encoding glycoside hydrolase family 2 protein — protein sequence MKQLVALILLLVSVNVLGTDNLLQNTYLRSGFTLNGKWNYIVDVYETGYYNYRWEPHDGSTNPGAGAFFLNEKPKSKKDLIEYDFDKAPTLLVPGDWNSQKEKLFYYEGTLWYKKSFDIPEFDEGKRYYIHFGAVNYRADVYVNGKKLGMHKGGFTPFNFEMTGLVKAKGNFVVVRVDNKRAADEVPTLNTDWWNYGGITRDVMVYALSKTFIEDYSLQLDKENKKLLNGYVQLNGESKANTRVSLNIPELKLNKEYFTDEMGRVNFTVPVKKLSLWSDSNPKLYQVRFSAGDDEIQDKIGFRQIATRGADILLNDEVVFLKGICIHEENAMRGGRAYSMEDAKMLLGWAKELGCNFVRLAHYPHNENMVRLADEMGLLVWSENPVYWTIQWENPETYKKAAQQLSELITRDKNRASVIIWSMANETPQSDARFTFLSNLAEKARSLDNTRLISAALEVHSTVPGGNTMVIGDKFADVVDILSFNQYYGWYWGDVENIKNIRWEIDMDKPVVISEFGAGALQGYHADSLTVWSEEFQDLLYKETLPVLYRIPQISGIAPWILADFRSPRRVLIPYQDGWNRKGLISETGNRKKAFYTLQKFYSEIEE from the coding sequence ATGAAACAACTAGTTGCTTTAATATTATTATTGGTTAGTGTAAATGTTCTTGGAACAGATAATTTGTTGCAAAATACCTATTTGCGCAGTGGGTTTACTTTAAACGGTAAATGGAATTACATTGTGGATGTATATGAAACAGGTTATTATAATTATCGATGGGAACCCCATGATGGATCGACCAACCCAGGTGCAGGAGCCTTTTTCTTAAACGAGAAACCTAAGTCGAAGAAAGACCTAATTGAATATGATTTTGACAAAGCACCCACACTTTTGGTGCCAGGCGACTGGAATTCTCAAAAAGAAAAATTATTTTATTACGAAGGTACATTGTGGTATAAAAAATCATTTGATATTCCTGAATTTGATGAAGGTAAGCGATATTATATTCATTTTGGGGCTGTAAATTATAGAGCAGATGTATATGTAAATGGGAAAAAGTTAGGTATGCATAAAGGTGGTTTTACGCCCTTTAATTTTGAAATGACTGGCCTTGTTAAAGCAAAGGGTAATTTTGTGGTGGTGCGCGTAGACAATAAGAGAGCCGCTGATGAAGTGCCTACTTTAAATACCGACTGGTGGAATTATGGTGGAATTACGAGAGATGTAATGGTGTATGCGCTGAGTAAGACCTTTATTGAAGATTATAGTCTGCAGCTGGATAAGGAAAATAAGAAATTGTTAAATGGATATGTACAGCTGAATGGTGAAAGTAAAGCGAATACACGGGTCTCGTTAAATATACCCGAGCTTAAATTGAATAAAGAATATTTTACCGATGAGATGGGTAGGGTAAATTTTACTGTGCCGGTTAAAAAGTTGAGTTTATGGAGTGATTCAAACCCTAAACTTTATCAGGTGCGTTTTAGTGCCGGTGACGATGAAATCCAAGATAAAATAGGATTTCGACAAATAGCTACAAGAGGAGCTGATATTCTGTTGAATGATGAAGTTGTTTTTTTAAAAGGGATTTGTATTCATGAAGAAAATGCCATGCGTGGTGGACGCGCATATTCTATGGAAGATGCGAAAATGCTTTTGGGTTGGGCAAAGGAACTTGGTTGTAATTTTGTTCGTTTAGCCCATTATCCACATAATGAGAATATGGTACGCCTAGCGGATGAAATGGGTTTACTTGTCTGGTCCGAAAATCCAGTTTACTGGACTATACAATGGGAGAATCCTGAAACATATAAAAAAGCAGCGCAACAACTTAGTGAGTTAATTACCAGAGATAAGAACAGGGCATCGGTGATCATTTGGTCTATGGCCAACGAAACGCCACAATCGGATGCTCGTTTTACTTTTTTATCTAATCTAGCAGAAAAGGCACGTTCTCTTGATAATACGCGTTTAATCAGTGCGGCATTGGAGGTGCATAGTACCGTACCCGGAGGGAATACCATGGTTATCGGAGATAAGTTTGCTGATGTAGTGGATATACTGAGTTTTAATCAGTATTACGGATGGTATTGGGGAGATGTGGAAAATATAAAGAACATACGTTGGGAAATAGATATGGATAAGCCAGTTGTTATTTCTGAGTTTGGAGCAGGTGCATTGCAAGGGTATCATGCGGATAGCCTTACTGTTTGGAGCGAAGAGTTTCAAGATCTATTGTACAAAGAAACATTGCCTGTTTTATATAGAATTCCACAAATTAGTGGTATCGCTCCCTGGATATTGGCTGATTTTCGATCTCCCCGTAGAGTCTTGATTCCATATCAGGATGGATGGAACAGAAAAGGTTTGATCTCGGAAACCGGAAATCGAAAAAAAGCATTTTATACTTTACAAAAGTTTTATAGTGAAATAGAGGAATAA